A region of Neovison vison isolate M4711 chromosome 7, ASM_NN_V1, whole genome shotgun sequence DNA encodes the following proteins:
- the APRT gene encoding adenine phosphoribosyltransferase: MADPELQLVARRIRSFPDFPVPGVLFRDISPLLKDPAAFRASIGLLARHLRQTHGGDIDYVVGLDSRGFLFGPSLAQELGLGCVLVRKRGKLPGPTVSASYTLEYGKAELEIQRDALEPGQKVVVVDDLLATGGTMRAACELLSQLQAEVLECVSLVELASLRGRERLAPVPFFSLLQFD; the protein is encoded by the exons ATGGCGGACCCCGAGCTGCAGCTGGTGGCGCGGCGCATCCGCAGCTTCCCGGACTTCCCCGTCCCGGGGGTGCTGTTCAG GGACATCTCGCCGCTCCTGAAGGACCCCGCCGCCTTCCGCGCGTCCATCGGCCTCCTGGCGCGCCACCTGCGACAGACGCACGGCGGCGACATCGACTACGTCGTGG GCCTGGACTCCCGAGGCTTTCTGTTCGGCCCATCCCTGGCCCAGGAGCTTGGCTTGGGCTGCGTGCTTGTCCGAAAACGAGGGAAGCTGCCCGGCCCCACTGTGTCTGCCTCATACACCCTGGAGTACGGCAAG GCAGAGCTGGAAATCCAGAGAGACGCCTTGGAGCCGGGGCAGAAGGTGGTCGTCGTGGATGATCTGCTGGCGACTGGCG GAACCATGCGGGCAGCCTGTGAGCTGCTGAGCCAGCTGCAGGCCGAGGTCCTGGAGTGTGTGAGCCTGGTGGAGCTCGCGTCGCTGCGGGGCCGGGAGAGGCTGGCTCCGGtgcccttcttctccctcctgcaGTTCGACTGA